actgcacccaatttgctgagtagagtgttggaggctatttatgtaaatgacatcgccgaagtcaaggatctgtaggatagtcagttttacgagggtatgtttgtcagcatgagtgaaggatgctttgttgcgaaataggaagccgattctagatttaattttggattggagatgcttaatgtgagtctggaaggagagtttacagtctagccagacagaatatgtggacatctacaaatacctagctaagtcagaaccgtccagagtagtgatgttggacgtgcgggcaggtgtgggcagcgatcggttgaagagcatgcatttagttttacttgcatttaagagcagttggaggccacggaaggagagttgtatggcattgaagctcgtctggaggttagttaacacagtgtccaaagaggggccagaagtatacagaatggtgttgtctgcatagaggtggatcagagaatcaccagcagcaagactgacatcattgatgtatacagagaaaagagtcggcccgaggattgaaccctttggcacccccatagagactgccagaggtccggacaacaggccctccgatttgacacactgaactctgtctgagaagtagttggtgaaccaggcgaggcagtcaaaATACTAAAAGCCCTTAAATTTGATGACTTTGTAAATCCTAATTAgatttccacgttgattcaacgtcatcacattgttTTTTTGGCTTGAAATGacttggaaacaacgttgattcaaccagtttttgcccagtggttAGTCAAGTGGGTAGTAAGTAGCCTATTTGCTAAAATGCATGCAATTGCAACCTCTCTGCTCTGGCAACTTCAGGTGGTTGCCAGGTGTGGCAAACTGTTTGGTAATAATGAGGCAAATCAactcaaactttatttgtcacatccgCCCAAATAccacaagtgtagaccttaccgggaaatgcttacttacaagcccttaaccaacagtgcatttcaagaagagttaagaaaatatttaataaataaactaaaggaaaatataacaaataattaagtaacacaataacataatgaggctatatacaggggataccggtaccgagtcagtgtgcaggggtaacaggttagttgaggtcatttgtacatgtaggtaggggtgaagtgacaatGCTAGCTATCTTGTAATCATTGTAATGTCACGTAGTTAATAGTTATATTCTATTGTCTAAGGGATTCTTCAAGACCAACTCAAATGGTGTCCCTGATCTGCACCCTGCAAGACCATTGCGACGATGTCAACTGGTGCGCCTTCTCCCCGACACTGCTGGCCACCTGTTCAGCTGACAAAACCTTAAGAATTTACAACACCCGAGACTTTTCCGAAGTCCCATACTCCCCGCTCTCTGGCCACGGCTATGGCGTCCATTGTTGTTGCTTCAGCGCCTGTGGTCAGTATTTAGCCTCGTGTTCAACTGATGGTTCAACAGTTGTGTGGTCAACGGACACGGGTGAGATAGAGGCAGTGCTGGAGCATCCGGGTAGGAACCCCGTCAGGGTCTGCGCCTTCTCGCCCAACTCTTCACACCTGGTTTCGGGGGCGTCTGATGGTACTTTAGGTCTTTGGGATTTCCATACGAAAACATTGCACAGGTGAACATAATTGATAGGTGTTATTTATCCCCATGTTATCTAATGTTATCTAAGCATAAATAGGTGTGTTGCCTATATCGAGTGAGGCTTTGCTGGCCTCTGCAGACTGATGTTACGTGTTGTCTCTTGTGGAGTGTTCTTAACTGATTATTTGTCGACAGGACGGGGGCAGTGAATGACACCACTATGGTGGCCTGCTCCTTCACCCCCTGTGGCCAGATGTTTGTCACTGGATCTACGTATGGGGACCTCAGGCTGTGGGACCTGGACATGAACCAGCTTCATGCGGAGAAGAACACTCACGACTTGGGGGTCACCTGCTGCTGCTTTGGCCCCAATATCCTCAGTGGTGATGATAATATTTTCCTCCTCCCGCCGTCTTATGAGTTGGCctgttcccagatctgtttgtacgaACATAACAACGATCAGAGGAATTGTCTATACAGCGCAACATTTTGATCTGGGATCTTGGAGTCTACATGTATGGGAATTTGTTGTGTTTGATTCATTTGCTCCCGTCTCTCAGATAGCGGTAGGGTACAGTTCCGCCTGGCCTCCTGTGGACAAGACAGCACGCTGAAGATATGGACCGTCTCCAGGTCCAACACAGGCAGTACGTAGACCACGCGCTATGGATACGCAAGTGTGCTGTTTAACGTTGAACTGTGTGCATTTGTTGGTCATCGAATGATGTGGTGGATGTGTGTTCACAATGAATGATCTGAAGGCGTAGTCCATCCGTCCCCTCTGGCCCGTAGGTTGTAAGATGCAGCTGCTGCACACCCTGACCGGCCAGTCTGCCCCGGTGCTCTCCTGTGCTTTCTCTGCAGACGGACAGCTGCTTGTGTCTGGGTAAGTCCGCCCGTAGGTGATCTATGGCAAAGCGCTCTCACAGTTAGTCAAGATAAAGTTATACATTTACTCCAACTGGCCACAAGGGGGAGAAGTGTGTTGCTTTTGaccattttcttttctgttgcagCTCAGTGGACAAAACAGTCACAGTGTATGATGCTGTAAGACACTCGAGCTCTTTTCATTACCGTAGATGTCATTTCAGTGTAACTCCCCATGTTAATGTTCCACATAGAAATCCATGACCACCTCCCATCTGAACTTGAATGTTGTTGCTTTTTCAGAGCCAGGGGACTTTGCTCTACACATTGAACCAACATGAGAGGTAATCTTCCTTCTTACCCTTTGGGACATCGTCACATCTCAATGGCCTTATTCGAATAGCCTGCTTTTAAAAAAACGTACCTTTCCGTCCTCCCTCCCATGATCCTTTGCTGTAGGTACGTGACGGCGTGCGCCTTCTCTCCCAGCACACCTCTGTTTGCCACGGGTTCTATGGACAAGACTGTCAATATATGGAGATTAGAGGATGGACACAGTGGCCATGGTGggtaacgcacacacacaaagatggaCAGAAGTCTAAGATAGGAGGTAGAGGTACATGTACTGACAAGCTTCCAGTGTTATTGGCATTAAGAATGGCATTAGCATTCTGAGTCACGATGTGTGGGTTCCTACGTACTGTTTCACTATTTTGTCATGTAAACAAAGATCCTATTGACTTAATGGTGATGACAGCCTGGTGATTATGTGCTGTTTTTGCATCAGCTCTTCTTTATTGATTATGGcttaattatgttttttttattctgCCAATCATCATCCCTCTCTGCATGGATCACGGGGGGGGAAAAAGAAGGCAAATCTTTACCTGGTGAGTTTTAAATTCTCTTCCTTATCTGTACCACCCATCTGCTCATTGAAAGCAGTGAGGGATGGAGGGTCTCTGTGAAACCTAGGAGTCCCGCTGCTATCAGAGGGCTTTATTGAGAGTGATACTTCTACCCCGGTGATGATGCCTTCTGCTAATATGACTGAGTCTTTCATAGCCTGTTGTGTTTCCAGGTGACTTTTGCCTTGAAGCACTGCCTGCCGAGAACCGAGTTGCTTTTCACTTTTCATTTGGATTCACTGTATTAGTGTACAcggtatacaaaacattaagatcaccttcctaatattgagttgcatcccccctttttccctcagaacagcctcaattcatcagggattcatcagtctatgttatggaaagagcaggtgttcatgttttgtacactgtgtagtTCTATAGGCTGGCAAtgctttcttcctctcctctcacctgatGGTTTTCCAATAACCTATACGCAACTCTTTCTAAGAGAGGCTTGTCAATAAAAGGCTTGCAATTCAATGACTGTCATTTTAAATACGTCAATGTTCAACATTTTAGTTGACAatggtattattattttttaagtgGAGTCTTACTGTGCTGTTTGAAATGTATTTCATTTTTCACATCTTGTTTTCCAGTTGAAACTGCAACACTCTCATGCGAAGGTGGGAAAGTGACTAAAAAGCACCGTAGAAACTTTTGATAGGTTACACATTTAATACCTATAGTAACAACATGTCATTGAGAGATACTAATGTGCGGTCACTTCCTGTTTTCCGACCTATTAGGCAGAAAGTTGCTGTGTCACTCCAGGCTTCTGGTCAGTGATTGGTCAGAGGAGGACGTGGGGGCGTGGCTGTGTGAGGAGGGGCTGCAGGCGCTGGTGGAAAACTTCAAGGCAAACAACATAGATGGAGCGGAGCTCGTCAGTCTGACCAAGGAGACACTGGCCTCAGAACTCAACATAGGTGGGGGACGGCACATCACATCATACACATCATCATACACATTATCATACAGCTAATGGTACATTATCATATTATACACATTACCCACTCGTCAGTCTGGTATCTGAGATCCACATTTTGTACAGTAGCTGGAAACGGAGCGTCATCACAAACTCAGGCTGGAATCTTTTTTTAAGTAGGGGGAGGGACAAATGAAAAACAAGGTGGACATTGAGGAATGAATGTTAATATGAGATTTACTCAGGATTACATACATTTTAACTGTACAGGGTTAGATTAGGCCATGTGTATTCTGCACCGCGAGTGTAATCTGCTTTTAAGATTTCTGCGCCTATTATATAACACAATTACTCATCCCAAAATACATATCCTGTAACATAAAAAATGGTTTACAGCTAATACCATTTCTGTCTGAAACATTTCCAAAATCCATCTGAAAATGTGATTTACAGATTTTGGTTGATCCGTATATCTTCTCTTTTAAATAAAGATCTTTCACCCTAGTTTCTCTGTGAGGTGGTAGGTGTGGGTCTGTTGTTGGTCTCTCACGCCAATAGCAACCATAGTAACCAAACAGCCCTGTTCTCTAACAGATGAATCTCTTAGCAGACATGGGTGTCTCTTTCtactctctactgtctctgagAGTGAGGGATGGCACCATGCCAGGTTGTTATCTTCCTGATGGAGAGAGATGATTATTTTTCCTCTCAGGGGCGGAGGGCTcattttgttttttgtgtgtctaacacacacacacacacacagactgacctCGCTTTACTGTAGTCTCCATGGTGACCAGGAACTGGGTCATGTACGCAGTGTGTTCAAGCTAGGATAGCACATCCACAAATGATGCAAGGCCAATGTACAATTTCCCCAAATCTCTGCCTGGTTGTTTCCTGTTGGTGTGCTGTAGAGTCTGTGGGGTTGCGCAGTAAGGTCCTGAGGAAGGTGGAGGAGCTGAAGGCGGGGTGTGTGTGTACCGGTGTTCCTGATGAGTACCTCTGTCCAATCACCAGAGAGTTGATGAAGGACCCTGTTATCGCTGCAGGTGGGACACTTCCCCATGGCAACCTGTCTTTGTCTGTGCATTTTTAGCTATCAAGATTCTATCTATCTATTTCTATGCTACAAAAAATTTTGCAAAACAGTGGCATGCTTTTAAAGGATGCAAAACACACTCCATCTTGTCTACCTTTTCTTCGGAACAGATGGGTACTCCTATGAGAGGGAAGCGATTGAGAGCTGGATCGCAACCAAGAATCGTTCCAGCCCCATGACCAACCTGCCCTTACAGACAACACTTCTGACCCCAAACCGAACCCTGAAGATGGCTATTGGACGCTGGAGGACCAGCCAGTGAGAAAGAGGGATGCAGGGGCATCTTCTACATCATTTCAATCTGAATGCAGGTCTATCCCTCAGTTAACTTCTGACCAAAAGTAGGCTCATAGTACATAAAGCTATATATGATGATGTTTTCAGGTTGACCATACTGAGCTTCGATTCAACCCCTCACTGTGTCTGTTGGGATGAAACTGCTTTAGAATGTAAATATTTATAGCTGATGAGACATTCTAATATATATATTCTCAAACTCATGCATGTTGACCATGTTTAACTCTGCTATTTACTCTACTCTCTCCAAAACCATTTCATGGACGATGAtacaatgtacagtgcattcggaaagaattcagaccccttgactttttccacattttgttatgttacagccttattctaaaattgattaaatagtttccccccccctcattaatctacacacaataccccataatgacaaagcataaacaggtTAGACATGtcagcaaatgtattacaaaaaatctaaataaatattacataagtattcagaccctttactcagtactttgttgaagctcctttggcagtgattacagcctcaagtcttcttgggtatgaaactacaagctttgcacacctgtatttggggagtttctcccatttttctctgcagatcctctcaagctctgtcaggttggatggggagcgtcactgcacaactattttcaggtctccggagatgttcgatcgggttcaagtccaggctctggctgggccactcaaggacattcagagacttgtcccgaagccattcctatgttgtcttggctgtgtgctcagggtcattgtcctgttggaaggtgaaccttcgccccggtcctgagcgctctggagcaggttttcatcaaggatctctctgtactttgctccgttcatctttccctcaatcctgactagtctcccagtccctgcagctgaaaaacatccccacagcatgatggtgccaccaccatgtgtcacagtagggatggtgccaggtttcctccagatgtgacgcttggcattcaggccaaagagttcagtcttggtttcatcagaccagagaatcttgtttctcatggtctgacagtttagatgccttttggcaaacgccaagcgggatgtcatgtgctttttactaaggagtggcttccgtctggccactctaccataaagttctgattggtggagtgctgcagagatggttgtccttctggaaggttctatctccacagaggagctctggagctctgtcagagtgaccatcgggttcttggtcacctccctgaccaaggcccttctcccccgattgctcagtttggtcaagaggtcagctctaggaagaatcttggtggttccaaacttcttccatttaagaatgatggaggccactatgttcttggggaccttcaatgctgcagaaatgttttggtacctttctccagatctgtgcctccttcgacctcatggcttggtttttgctctgacatgcactgtcaactatgggaccttatatagacaggtgtttgccttttcaaatcatgtccaatcaatttaatttaccgcaggtggactccaatcaagttgtagaaacatctcaaggatgatcaatggaaacaggatgcacctgatctcagttttgagtctaatagcaaagggtatgaatacttatgtaaataaggtatttagtTTGTTAAATGCAAACATttcccaattttttgggggggtttgtcagtatgggtgttgtgtgtagattgatgaggatttaaaaaaatgatgaaccattttagaataaggctgtaatctaACAAAAATTGGAAAATGCACTGTAGGCATTTAAGGGATACTGgtgccaacaacagaagtgtTCAATCTATGGCTGAAGTTATATAACAGGGATAGCAGATATCGGTACACATACAATTTTACACATGGGTGTTTGAAATGGGTGGAAGGGAGATGTCATTTTAGTTTTCCAAAGAgattttattttcccatgattaTGGTAGTAGTGCTTGAGCATAGTCTGTATAATGTGTCGCATAGCTCACAAATCAAAGATGGCAACAATGTTCATGTAGAATATCTGTATCATCTCACCAATAATACCCTTACAAGCTATTCTGTACCTTACTGTAAACTGTTAATGTTGTGCGCACATAAACTAAATAAATCCATCAACTTTTCAATTATTTCTCTAGCTGTGCAAAAATAACTATATAAAATATATTGCTCGTACAGCTGAACAAGCCATCGGCACAGTAAATACATGAACATAGACCGCAACAACAAGCAGTTACAACAATGTCCGTAGGATTATATGTACACTTAAATATGATTATTTATAAAATGTACAAAGGAAAAGAACCCTCCATGCATTGAGAAACACTTTGCATTGAGGGCTCCGTTATACTGACAAAGGCTATCACCACTTATATAGTCTATAAATAGAACACATACAAATCTAATGTATCCCTATTCAATATGCGTGCCGATCATTAGCCAACCGTTTAATCAAATGGCTTCTCGTCCATTAGTATCGAAAACCCTTCAGTGTTTTTCTTTACAAACTACATCATAGTTACATTGTTCTAATGGCCCATAGTAGAATGCTGTGCTACTGTTCAGCTATTGGGCTGGTACTATATGGTGTTTCCCAGGTCTGATAATGTGCACTGTGTTGTTGGCTTACTGGAGTTGCTGTAGGCATGCTTACGCAAAAAGCACAAAAGCCTCAAATACTGCTTAAGTCTAAACGCAGTGCATCACATACACTGTCACTTTACAAGAGTCAGATTAAGAAAGAAACTTTGAAACCATTCCCTTGCCACCGTTTCTCTGGAATACAGAGAAAGTTGTTATGGTGTCTGCACCTGTGTTTGTGCTTGACTGAATGTATGGTCAGTTCAGACGTTGGATTCTATAAAGGAGCGTTTAGGTTTGATGGGTAGGATGGCTGGGTTATCTCTGGTGAGCCCTGCCTGCCGGTGGTTCCCGTCTGGGAACTGGGAGGAGTGATGTAGGCCTGCAGCTGGACCTGGTCTTGGCTCCCGGTGGTAGAACCTGTCTCCAAACTCCCTAGCCAGGGCCTTGGCCTGAGCCTGTTGGGCCAGGTGTTGGGCCTGAGCCTGGGCCCCGTTGAGCACCTGGAGGGGAGTCTGGCTCTGCAGTGGCTCCGCATAAGAGGACCTCTGCTTGAACTCATTATTTAATCCCTGGATGTTGTCCATAGGGGCCATGCTGTGTCTCTGGTTCTCTAGACCTTCAGGGGAGAGTGGCTGGGAGTGAGGCTGACCTTGCCAGCCCAGTCCAGGTGGGGGCTGCCCCTGGACACGCACTGCCTTGTCTTTCACCCCCATGAAGGGCCGAGGCTTGAGCTCTGGTTTAGCCGGTCTGGGGCGAGGCACGTCGGGCCCCTGAGGTGCCTGGATCCTGCCGCTGTCTGACAGGGTCCCGCTGGAGGCTAAGCTACTGCTAGAGCTGGAGGCCTTCATACTGCCCGTCTGACCACCAGAACGCAGACCCGGGCCAGCTGACCCCCCAGGACCCTCCCTCCTTACCTCCTTACCAAACCCAGGGGTGAGGGACCCAGCCTGTCCGTCCAGCGTGGTGCCGTGGTGGGCTGAGAGCCTGTCTGTTCCCCTAGCCAGGCTAGAGGAGTGGCCCTGGAAGGGCTGCACAGATGAGGAGTGGTGGTGGTTGGCAGGGGTGAGCCCCAGTTGGTGGTCTGTGGAAGAGGGCAGAGGGCTGATGTCGATGCCCAGGCCAGGGCTGGGTCTCAAGGAGGTAGAGATGTGTCTGCCTGGCAGGGGGCTGGAGGGGCCACACAGAGACATAGGCCTGCCCCCTGGTCTGCCCCCTACCTGCAGGGAGTTACAGTGCTGCTGCTTGGTCTTCATGCTTTGGTTTTGTCTAGGACCCTGCAGGACAGGGCCCTGCTTGTCCAGAGACAGGTTGGTCTGTGTGGACTCGTCCAGAGGGGAACCAGGCCTGGGGTCCAGGGGAGCTAAGCCCACTGCGCCTGGTACTGGTGGGAGAGCCCTGTCGGGTCCATAGGGGTTCTTGGGCCTGTTGGGTCCATAGGGGTTCTGTGAGGGctcttcctctccccctatctcttcaTAATCATCATCTAGTTCATCCTGGCTCTGTGTATCACAACTCCTCTCTGTGTCCTGGCTTCTCTCTGTGAGGTCGTCGGGAGTCTGGCTGTGTGCTGCTTGTTGGCCCTGTGGTGTGTTGGGggactgctgctgttgttgttgacacTCGTCCTCCACACGCGTCAGCAGACGGCGGATCTCCCGGTTGGTGGGGCAGAGCCGAGACGCCTCGCTGAGGTCAGCTAGCGCCGCCGCATACTGCCTGGATGGACACATGAGGCGAATATAGTGTGAGGTGAGTTTGTCTTGTCCTTAGACAAAACTGTACCCGTCCATTCTAGTCCCTTCCTTTATATCAGTATTAAGGGAGAACTGGTCTGTACTAACCTGCTGCTCCTCTTGGCTCGTGCTCTGGTGTAGAACGCCTCATAAGACTTGGGTTTCAGTTCCAGGGCTTTGGTGGCAAACTCCTCTGCTATACCAAAATCCTGTCGGGGGGAAAAAGAGGACAGAAACTCAACAGTTAATTATGAATGTTTACTGTTAAATTCTGTCCACCCTGAATATCTCACGGAGAAGCCAAAACCAACGTCTTAAGGTCATTAGCCAGGGTAATGTGTTTGTGAGCGTTAATGAGTGCAGTGTGAATCCAGCGGTAGTCCACACAGGGCCACACTTTGCAATTACTAGAAGTGACTGGAATGAGGAATTCAGTGTTGTTTAATTGGAGAATTCTTAATCTGTGTGCAGCTCAGAGTAGAGCAgctttatctcccagtgtcttaATGGATTCTCCAGACGGGTGCTCATAGCTTCTCTCCAAAccgtaaaacaaaaaaaaactccTTCAATCAGATGTCGGAAATGAAAACTATTGACTCTTAAAGGTACAATGCAGcggtttttatctcaatattaaattatttctggttaacaattaagtaccttactctCATTGTTTTCATAAACATTTTCAGATATGAACTAAAATAGCTGCTTAGCAAAGAGAAATTTCTCAAGTAATAATTTTGCTTTGACTGTCTGggaggggaaactgaaaactagctgttattgacagAGAGCTTTGGAACTCGCTTTCTTATTGGgttattaactaatttaccacctggtgatgtcttttcaaacagctcttacactaaaaggccaTTATCATCAtctttcacaatttcacagtattattgcAACCTCATAGtgtagaaatatatataaaacacaggtaaatcatgtttttgactgagCTGGGCCTTTAATGGTAATTTCATAAGCACCTCTAGTGGCCctagtgtgtgtacatgcgtgtacaatatgtctgtgtgtgtgtgtgcatgcctgcgtGCAGTGTATCCATCCGTCTCTGGTATGCCTAGAGAGCATGCGGTTGGCTTGTTTTTAAACGAGTTTCCCTGCTCCCCTCATTCCTCTCAGGTGAATATTTAATGAAGCACACCACAGTGTGATTCCGTCCTTGAGATGGAGGTGTGCATTACACCACAGTCTTGAAATCCACAGCTCTAAATAACTGTTCAATGTTTAATAACAGTTTTTATGGCCTCTCTACTCCCACTCCCCTCCTGTTCTATTCACCTGCAGCATGATGAAAtgtggatgatgtgtgtgtgccTAGCcagctctctcttccccctgaccCAATATCCACCAGCAACAACGTGGGGAGGATCCCTTCTTTCCGTGTGGGTTTGTGTGCGCACGTGTTTGTGCACACGCGTCCaccttgcatgtgtgtgtgagtgagtgattaCTCCAGTATATGGGAGAGGATGACCCTATCACATCATAGCATCTTTCCATTATTCATTTGCCCGGAGGATGCCATTTTACCACCACTACTCTAGTATAACAGTCTTATTATATTGTCTGGTAAAACAAGGGTGTGTTAGATCACTCCCTCCAGATGAGATGAAGATCTATCTATTATACCTAATCCAATACTATTAACATGAAATGACGTTTCATTCAGTGTTAAATTCTATAAAATAGCTAATTTTCTAGTGTGTATCTATATCAGACGATGTAAAACTGCAGTTTTATTAAATGTTCAATTCTATTAACAACTGAtagagtaatgtgtgtgtgtgtgtgtgtctcacattGGTTTTCCTGCGGCAGCGTGACATGTTGAGGTACAAGGAGACACGGAGCTCTTTCAGGCCCTTCAGATCGTCTCCGAAGCCGTCTCGGGGGAACTTCCTCAGGGCGTACTGATACCTCTGGGCTGCCTCCTTCATCCTCCCCttctggagagggagagatggagagaaaatacagacattgATTTGGAGAAGGGGGCTAGCAGATTTTCTAATTGGACACACtt
The window above is part of the Salvelinus namaycush isolate Seneca chromosome 7, SaNama_1.0, whole genome shotgun sequence genome. Proteins encoded here:
- the wdsub1 gene encoding WD repeat, SAM and U-box domain-containing protein 1 isoform X1, with amino-acid sequence MVSLICTLQDHCDDVNWCAFSPTLLATCSADKTLRIYNTRDFSEVPYSPLSGHGYGVHCCCFSACGQYLASCSTDGSTVVWSTDTGEIEAVLEHPGRNPVRVCAFSPNSSHLVSGASDGTLGLWDFHTKTLHRTGAVNDTTMVACSFTPCGQMFVTGSTYGDLRLWDLDMNQLHAEKNTHDLGVTCCCFGPNILSDSGRVQFRLASCGQDSTLKIWTVSRSNTGSCKMQLLHTLTGQSAPVLSCAFSADGQLLVSGSVDKTVTVYDASQGTLLYTLNQHERYVTACAFSPSTPLFATGSMDKTVNIWRLEDGHSGHEGKSLPVETATLSCEGRKLLCHSRLLVSDWSEEDVGAWLCEEGLQALVENFKANNIDGAELVSLTKETLASELNIESVGLRSKVLRKVEELKAGCVCTGVPDEYLCPITRELMKDPVIAADGYSYEREAIESWIATKNRSSPMTNLPLQTTLLTPNRTLKMAIGRWRTSQ
- the wdsub1 gene encoding WD repeat, SAM and U-box domain-containing protein 1 isoform X3 gives rise to the protein MVSLICTLQDHCDDVNWCAFSPTLLATCSADKTLRIYNTRDFSEVPYSPLSGHGYGVHCCCFSACGQYLASCSTDGSTVVWSTDTGEIEAVLEHPGRNPVRVCAFSPNSSHLVSGASDGTLGLWDFHTKTLHRTGAVNDTTMVACSFTPCGQMFVTGSTYGDLRLWDLDMNQLHAEKNTHDLGVTCCCFGPNILSDSGRVQFRLASCGQDSTLKIWTVSRSNTGSCKMQLLHTLTGQSAPVLSCAFSADGQLLVSGSVDKTVTVYDASQGTLLYTLNQHERYVTACAFSPSTPLFATGSMDKTVNIWRLEDGHSGHEGKSLPGRKLLCHSRLLVSDWSEEDVGAWLCEEGLQALVENFKANNIDGAELVSLTKETLASELNIESVGLRSKVLRKVEELKAGCVCTGVPDEYLCPITRELMKDPVIAADGYSYEREAIESWIATKNRSSPMTNLPLQTTLLTPNRTLKMAIGRWRTSQ
- the wdsub1 gene encoding WD repeat, SAM and U-box domain-containing protein 1 isoform X2 is translated as MVSLICTLQDHCDDVNWCAFSPTLLATCSADKTLRIYNTRDFSEVPYSPLSGHGYGVHCCCFSACGQYLASCSTDGSTVVWSTDTGEIEAVLEHPGRNPVRVCAFSPNSSHLVSGASDGTLGLWDFHTKTLHRTGAVNDTTMVACSFTPCGQMFVTGSTYGDLRLWDLDMNQLHAEKNTHDLGVTCCCFGPNILSDSGRVQFRLASCGQDSTLKIWTVSRSNTGSCKMQLLHTLTGQSAPVLSCAFSADGQLLVSGSVDKTVTVYDASQGTLLYTLNQHERYVTACAFSPSTPLFATGSMDKTVNIWRLEDGHSGHGKSLPVETATLSCEGRKLLCHSRLLVSDWSEEDVGAWLCEEGLQALVENFKANNIDGAELVSLTKETLASELNIESVGLRSKVLRKVEELKAGCVCTGVPDEYLCPITRELMKDPVIAADGYSYEREAIESWIATKNRSSPMTNLPLQTTLLTPNRTLKMAIGRWRTSQ